From a region of the Nonlabens sp. Hel1_33_55 genome:
- a CDS encoding amidohydrolase family protein — MSNTILYNCKLENRKTAVDIHINDQKISKIADHVSTPKGQTNYNGKLITVGLAESHLHLDKACILERSDIEEGTLDEAVEETGKAKDKFTEADVYQRALKVIQMIIPNGTTSVRTYVETDSKTELHSLKAIQKLKNDVAHQVDLDIVAFAQNGLTTAPKTIELLKKAFDSGVQTIGGCPYKDENPEAHIDLVFELALEYDLHVDFHMDFDLEDSDSSIPYLCSVIDKTQFKNRVSIGHVTKLMAFKTEKRKRLEKLLADHNVSVCVLPATDLFLNGRDSDKMIPRGVLRATEFEDLDLNAAISSNNILNAFTPYGDGNLLRMANLYANVSQLSTDAEMDQCFEMITTNAYKILGSSRKIEVGQPADLVLWNTDSIASAVRTIPQALAGWKAGKQTFENSAPTIF, encoded by the coding sequence ATGAGTAATACGATTCTATATAATTGCAAGCTGGAAAACCGCAAAACGGCAGTTGATATTCATATCAATGATCAGAAGATTTCTAAAATCGCAGATCATGTCAGCACTCCTAAAGGTCAGACAAACTACAACGGAAAATTAATCACCGTTGGACTTGCAGAAAGTCACTTGCATCTAGATAAAGCTTGCATTCTCGAGAGATCTGACATTGAGGAAGGAACCCTAGATGAAGCTGTGGAAGAAACGGGAAAAGCAAAAGATAAATTTACGGAAGCTGATGTTTACCAAAGAGCCCTTAAGGTCATTCAAATGATTATCCCTAACGGCACCACTAGCGTTAGAACCTATGTAGAAACCGATTCAAAAACTGAGTTGCATAGTTTGAAAGCGATACAGAAACTAAAGAATGATGTCGCCCATCAAGTAGACCTAGACATTGTGGCATTTGCGCAAAACGGCCTGACAACCGCACCCAAAACTATTGAATTATTGAAAAAAGCCTTTGATTCTGGTGTTCAAACAATTGGTGGCTGTCCTTATAAGGATGAAAATCCCGAAGCACACATCGATCTCGTTTTTGAACTTGCTCTAGAATACGATTTACATGTAGATTTTCATATGGATTTTGATCTGGAAGACAGCGATAGTTCCATTCCATATTTATGTAGTGTCATTGACAAAACACAATTTAAAAATCGAGTTTCCATAGGACATGTGACAAAGCTCATGGCTTTTAAAACTGAAAAACGCAAGAGATTGGAAAAGCTGCTGGCAGATCATAACGTATCGGTTTGTGTTTTGCCTGCGACTGATCTTTTTCTTAACGGTCGTGATAGCGACAAAATGATTCCGCGTGGGGTTTTGAGAGCTACCGAGTTTGAGGATCTGGATCTAAATGCTGCTATTAGCAGCAATAATATATTGAATGCTTTTACACCATATGGTGATGGGAATTTGCTGCGTATGGCTAACTTATATGCAAACGTAAGCCAACTTTCTACAGATGCTGAGATGGATCAATGCTTTGAAATGATCACCACAAATGCTTACAAGATCTTAGGGAGTTCCAGAAAAATCGAAGTTGGTCAACCTGCAGATCTTGTCTTGTGGAATACAGATTCTATTGCGAGTGCGGTGCGCACGATTCCGCAAGCGCTGGCAGGATGGAAAGCTGGAAAACAAACTTTTGAAAATTCTGCACCTACGATCTTTTGA
- the pepT gene encoding peptidase T gives MEKQAIIERFVSYITIDTESDPASETTPSTEKQWDLARKLHQELLDMGMQDVTIDDNSYVMATLPSNVDHQVPTIGFISHFDSTPDFTGKNIKPQIIEKYDGGDIPLKGSDLVLSPDYFEDLKQYKGQTLITTDGTTLLAADDKAGITEIMTAMKYLLDHPEIKHGTIKVGFTPDEEIGRGAHKFDVDKFGADWAYTMDGSQIGELEYENFNAAGAVVTFHGKIVHPGYAKGKMINSMYIATEFIDSLPRMETPEHTEDYQGFFHLHNMKGAVEKTELQYIIRDHDKAHFEARKNVMHKLVDDMNAQYEREAVSIEIKDQYFNMREKVEPVMHIVDVAEQAMKDLDIEPIIKPIRGGTDGSQLSYMGLPCPNIFAGGHNFHGPYEYVPVESMIAASKVIVRIAELVAKKKK, from the coding sequence ATGGAAAAACAAGCCATTATTGAACGGTTTGTAAGTTATATTACTATCGATACAGAGTCTGATCCAGCTAGCGAGACCACGCCCAGTACAGAAAAGCAATGGGATCTAGCTCGTAAATTACACCAAGAATTACTGGACATGGGAATGCAGGATGTCACGATTGATGATAATTCCTATGTGATGGCGACGCTTCCCAGCAATGTTGATCATCAAGTACCTACCATAGGTTTTATTTCGCACTTTGACAGCACTCCAGATTTTACGGGTAAAAATATAAAGCCACAAATCATTGAAAAATATGATGGTGGCGATATTCCACTAAAAGGTAGTGATCTTGTGTTGTCTCCAGATTATTTTGAAGACCTGAAACAATATAAGGGACAGACCTTAATAACAACAGACGGTACTACCCTACTTGCTGCAGATGATAAAGCTGGAATTACAGAGATCATGACTGCGATGAAATATTTGCTGGATCATCCTGAAATCAAGCACGGAACGATCAAAGTAGGGTTCACTCCTGATGAAGAAATAGGTCGTGGAGCGCATAAGTTTGATGTAGATAAATTTGGTGCAGATTGGGCCTATACCATGGATGGTAGCCAGATAGGTGAGTTGGAATATGAGAATTTCAACGCAGCTGGAGCTGTGGTAACCTTTCACGGAAAAATAGTTCATCCAGGATATGCTAAAGGCAAGATGATTAATTCCATGTACATCGCTACAGAGTTCATTGATTCCTTACCTAGAATGGAAACTCCAGAACATACAGAAGATTATCAAGGCTTTTTCCACTTGCATAACATGAAAGGTGCCGTAGAAAAAACCGAATTGCAATATATCATTCGCGATCATGACAAAGCTCATTTTGAAGCGCGTAAAAATGTGATGCACAAATTAGTTGATGACATGAACGCCCAGTATGAACGTGAGGCTGTGAGCATAGAAATCAAGGATCAATACTTCAATATGCGTGAGAAGGTCGAGCCCGTTATGCATATCGTTGATGTTGCAGAACAAGCGATGAAGGACCTAGATATTGAACCCATTATCAAACCTATACGTGGCGGCACGGATGGATCGCAGCTAAGTTACATGGGATTACCTTGTCCCAACATATTTGCTGGTGGCCATAACTTTCACGGCCCTTATGAATACGTTCCTGTTGAAAGTATGATCGCTGCAAGTAAAGTGATTGTACGTATTGCAGAGCTTGTTGCAAAGAAGAAAAAATAA
- a CDS encoding CCA tRNA nucleotidyltransferase, translating to MPEHNFKEAIQSSVFETLSQAAQELGVDAYVIGGFVRDYILQRGNKQDIDVVAIGSGIELAKKTKELLPQSTKISVFKNYGTAMIKTNDLELEFVGARKESYDRGSRNPVVEDGTLEDDQNRRDFTINAMAFSLQPDNYGDLLDPFNGLEDLKKKVIKTPLDPDITYSDDPLRMLRAIRFASQLDFTIEPESFKSIKKNAYRIGIISNERIVTELNKIMMCIEPSHGFLLLEKSGLLELILPELTALKGIEEVEGQTHKDNFYHTLEVVDNISRNTDDLWLRWAAMLHDIGKAPTKRFSKKVGWTFHGHEFKGSKMVYHLFKRLRMPLNDKMKFVQQMVRMSSRPIAVIDEAATDSAVRRLVHDAGDHIEDLMTLCEADITTKNPKRFKKYHNNFQKVRDKIVEVEERDHVRNFQPPVTGEEIMETFQLKPCREIGLIKSAIKEAILDGDIPNEHDAAFQLMIEKGQKLGLKPNIVQ from the coding sequence ATGCCCGAGCATAATTTTAAGGAAGCCATACAATCCAGTGTATTTGAAACTTTAAGTCAGGCCGCTCAAGAATTGGGCGTTGATGCCTATGTGATAGGTGGTTTTGTACGCGACTATATTTTACAAAGAGGCAATAAGCAAGATATTGATGTTGTTGCGATTGGTAGTGGTATTGAATTGGCTAAAAAGACAAAAGAACTCTTACCTCAAAGTACTAAAATCAGTGTCTTCAAGAATTATGGAACTGCAATGATCAAGACTAATGATCTTGAACTTGAGTTTGTTGGCGCCAGAAAGGAAAGTTATGATCGTGGTAGCCGTAACCCAGTCGTTGAGGATGGTACTCTAGAAGATGATCAAAACCGTCGTGATTTCACGATTAATGCCATGGCCTTTTCTTTGCAACCTGATAACTACGGTGATTTGCTAGATCCTTTCAACGGTCTGGAAGATTTGAAAAAGAAAGTAATAAAAACGCCTCTTGATCCAGATATCACCTACAGTGATGATCCATTACGCATGTTACGAGCGATAAGGTTTGCGAGCCAACTGGATTTTACCATCGAGCCAGAATCATTCAAGAGCATAAAGAAAAATGCCTACAGAATCGGCATCATTTCCAATGAACGTATCGTTACCGAGCTTAATAAAATCATGATGTGTATTGAACCATCACATGGTTTTCTATTGTTGGAAAAATCAGGTCTTTTAGAGTTGATTTTACCAGAACTCACGGCATTAAAAGGAATTGAAGAAGTTGAAGGTCAAACACACAAGGACAATTTCTATCACACGTTGGAAGTAGTGGACAACATTTCCCGAAATACAGATGACCTCTGGTTGAGATGGGCAGCCATGCTTCATGATATAGGAAAGGCACCAACAAAGCGTTTTAGCAAAAAAGTAGGCTGGACGTTTCATGGCCATGAATTCAAGGGATCAAAAATGGTCTATCATCTTTTCAAGCGATTGCGTATGCCGCTCAATGATAAGATGAAATTTGTACAGCAAATGGTGCGCATGTCTTCGCGACCTATTGCCGTTATTGACGAGGCCGCAACTGACAGCGCCGTGCGCCGTTTGGTACATGATGCAGGCGACCATATTGAGGATCTAATGACTCTGTGCGAGGCAGATATCACAACTAAAAATCCTAAGCGTTTTAAGAAATACCACAATAACTTCCAGAAGGTACGTGACAAAATCGTTGAGGTAGAAGAACGTGACCACGTTCGCAATTTTCAACCACCAGTCACTGGTGAGGAAATTATGGAGACGTTTCAATTGAAACCCTGTCGGGAAATAGGGTTGATTAAATCAGCTATAAAGGAAGCTATTCTTGATGGTGATATTCCCAATGAACATGATGCAGCCTTTCAATTGATGATTGAAAAGGGTCAAAAATTGGGATTAAAACCTAATATCGTTCAGTAA
- a CDS encoding L-threonylcarbamoyladenylate synthase, translated as MSKSDRHSKRRDQVRGRENKKTKGPEIEVPKAIVQEAVNQLKRGNTILYPTDTIYGIGCDATNYEAVEKIYEIKERDPSKSLLILVDSFPMLDQYIEEVPDMAWEVLKVNKDPLTIIYDRPKSVAENLIASDNSLAIRVTNDPLCRAIIRGLRKPIVSTSANISGQPAPVHFEDISEDLKQRVDHIVDLPLPAKNIKPSAIMKISNNGVIKVIRK; from the coding sequence ATGAGCAAAAGCGATAGACATAGCAAAAGAAGAGATCAAGTTCGAGGTCGTGAAAACAAAAAGACTAAAGGACCAGAAATAGAAGTTCCCAAAGCCATCGTGCAGGAAGCGGTCAATCAACTCAAAAGAGGTAACACGATCCTCTATCCTACAGACACGATCTATGGAATAGGATGCGACGCTACTAATTATGAAGCTGTGGAAAAGATCTATGAAATTAAGGAGCGTGATCCATCTAAATCGCTGCTTATATTAGTGGACAGTTTCCCTATGCTGGATCAATATATTGAAGAGGTTCCTGATATGGCGTGGGAAGTTCTCAAGGTAAATAAAGATCCTTTGACCATAATCTATGACCGGCCTAAAAGTGTCGCAGAAAACCTCATCGCAAGCGATAATTCCCTAGCGATAAGAGTAACTAACGATCCACTGTGTCGTGCGATCATTAGAGGACTGCGTAAGCCCATTGTTTCCACAAGTGCTAATATAAGTGGTCAACCTGCTCCAGTTCATTTTGAAGATATTTCTGAAGATTTAAAGCAACGTGTAGATCACATTGTTGACTTGCCATTGCCTGCCAAAAACATCAAACCTAGCGCCATCATGAAAATCTCCAACAACGGCGTGATCAAGGTCATTAGAAAGTAA
- a CDS encoding lipopolysaccharide kinase InaA family protein translates to MQFKPEGTMRSEIFVSSTLSRKQFQTILELFHESDHKLGDDRNEIKIIEFEGKRLVVKSFKVPNIVNRIAYRFFRKSKAERSYLNANYLKEHGIGTPDPVAFLEYRSALGFYESYYVSEYTDHDFTFRELIHDSSIENKQGILEAFTQFVFKMHESQIYFLDNSPGNTLISIKEGSYEFELVDLNRMKFYEIPVTDRLKNFERLSPQKWMYDIMGATYAKLAGLEKDDTIETMWHHAKKFRQYFQNKKRLKKKFKKFI, encoded by the coding sequence TTGCAATTTAAACCTGAAGGGACCATGCGCAGTGAGATATTTGTGAGTAGTACGCTTTCGCGAAAGCAGTTTCAAACAATCCTTGAATTATTTCACGAATCTGATCACAAGTTAGGCGACGACCGCAATGAAATTAAAATTATTGAATTTGAAGGTAAGCGATTGGTTGTTAAGTCCTTCAAAGTTCCCAATATAGTTAATCGCATCGCTTACCGTTTTTTTAGAAAATCCAAAGCAGAGCGATCCTATCTAAATGCTAATTATTTAAAAGAACACGGTATTGGCACTCCAGATCCTGTAGCTTTTTTAGAATATAGGAGTGCGCTGGGATTTTATGAAAGTTACTATGTAAGTGAGTATACCGATCATGATTTTACCTTCCGGGAATTAATTCATGATAGTTCTATTGAGAATAAACAGGGAATACTTGAAGCCTTTACCCAGTTTGTCTTTAAAATGCATGAGTCACAAATCTACTTTTTAGATAATTCACCAGGAAACACCTTGATATCAATCAAAGAAGGTAGCTATGAATTTGAACTGGTAGATTTGAACCGAATGAAATTTTATGAAATCCCTGTAACTGATAGGCTTAAAAATTTTGAAAGACTGTCACCTCAAAAATGGATGTACGATATTATGGGCGCTACTTATGCAAAATTAGCTGGTCTGGAAAAGGACGATACGATTGAAACCATGTGGCATCATGCCAAAAAATTCAGACAGTATTTTCAGAACAAGAAGCGTTTGAAAAAGAAATTTAAAAAATTCATCTAA
- a CDS encoding glycosyl transferase, producing MKLKEWPSSLYQSYRLKRTHISKLIDRDVPEIDAIVSLTSIPSRLETIHITLKSVMLQDCKPKKIVLWLHEDLKNDLPKSLTDLTQGFLEIRYSKYTFSHRKLIHSVLAFPDDMIITVDDDIIYHPTTLRKLYEAAVKNPNKVTSHRGRNISFDSAGKVLPYSKWNYANKETADKNWFMPIGAFTVAYPAGVLSKQVNDVDTFMRITPKNDDPWFKVMALLNGNNSVISGYDLPEPTPISGTQKISLKKVNVDRDFNRQQMENILSEFPELRKLINTAS from the coding sequence ATGAAGCTCAAAGAATGGCCATCGTCCCTTTACCAAAGTTACCGGTTGAAGAGGACCCACATTTCAAAACTTATTGATAGAGATGTACCAGAAATTGACGCTATCGTTTCCTTGACGTCCATACCATCACGATTGGAAACAATTCATATTACCTTGAAAAGCGTCATGTTGCAAGATTGCAAACCAAAGAAAATCGTTCTCTGGCTTCATGAAGACTTAAAAAATGATTTACCTAAATCATTGACTGACTTAACTCAAGGCTTTCTAGAAATAAGGTATTCAAAATATACATTCTCGCACAGAAAGTTGATTCATAGCGTCCTTGCATTTCCAGATGATATGATCATAACGGTAGATGACGATATCATATACCATCCAACTACCTTGCGCAAACTATATGAAGCAGCGGTAAAAAATCCAAATAAGGTAACATCGCATCGAGGTCGTAATATATCTTTTGATAGCGCAGGAAAAGTGTTGCCCTATTCGAAATGGAACTACGCCAATAAGGAAACTGCAGATAAAAATTGGTTCATGCCTATAGGAGCCTTTACGGTGGCTTACCCAGCTGGAGTTTTGAGTAAACAAGTGAACGATGTTGATACCTTCATGAGAATCACACCCAAAAACGATGATCCATGGTTCAAGGTTATGGCTCTCTTGAATGGGAATAACAGTGTGATTTCTGGATACGACCTTCCAGAACCGACGCCTATTTCAGGAACTCAGAAGATTTCTCTTAAAAAAGTAAATGTTGATAGGGATTTCAATAGACAGCAAATGGAAAATATATTGTCAGAGTTTCCAGAGCTGCGAAAACTAATCAATACCGCGTCGTAA
- a CDS encoding glycosyltransferase family 2 protein produces the protein MLKYKISAIVPCFNEAHNIVEVLKTVEFCDEVILVDSNSTDNTVELAQPYIDKLLVREYIHSASQKNWAIPQAKNEWILLVDSDERVTPALKEEIITLFENIDNQPHVGYWIGRLNFFMGKQVRYSGWRNDKVIRFFKKSKCRYADKHVHSEIVADGTVGFLKNKLTHYKYVGMDAHIKKLQRYASHQAKDYDEKTGKITGFHIIIKPLWSFTKHYFIQLGFLDGFVGLTIAYLRGYMVFMRYVKLWLLRRGID, from the coding sequence ATGCTCAAATACAAGATATCAGCCATAGTTCCCTGTTTTAACGAGGCTCACAATATAGTCGAGGTACTTAAAACGGTTGAATTTTGTGACGAGGTAATTTTAGTAGATAGCAACAGTACAGACAATACGGTTGAATTAGCCCAACCATATATTGATAAGCTATTGGTAAGAGAATACATCCATAGTGCAAGTCAAAAAAATTGGGCTATTCCTCAAGCTAAAAATGAATGGATTTTACTAGTAGATTCAGATGAACGAGTAACTCCTGCCTTAAAGGAGGAAATCATAACGCTTTTTGAAAACATTGATAACCAGCCTCATGTAGGATACTGGATAGGTCGACTCAATTTTTTCATGGGTAAACAGGTGCGTTATAGCGGTTGGAGAAATGATAAGGTCATCAGATTCTTTAAAAAATCAAAGTGTCGCTACGCAGACAAACATGTACATTCAGAAATCGTTGCAGATGGTACGGTTGGTTTTTTAAAAAATAAGCTGACCCACTATAAATATGTTGGTATGGATGCACATATAAAAAAGCTCCAACGATACGCTTCCCATCAAGCAAAGGACTACGATGAAAAAACCGGTAAGATTACTGGTTTCCACATTATCATCAAGCCTTTATGGTCTTTTACAAAGCACTACTTTATCCAATTAGGTTTTCTTGATGGTTTTGTAGGGTTAACAATCGCCTATTTACGCGGCTATATGGTTTTTATGCGCTACGTAAAATTATGGTTATTACGACGCGGTATTGATTAG
- a CDS encoding glycosyltransferase has protein sequence MVEDPIISVIISTYNSLEWLKKTLWSYEQQIFRNFELVIADDGSNEETANFLKNYTSETDRNVIHVWHEDNGFQKSAILNKALLACNAEYIVMSDGDCLAREDFLQVHYERRKPEYFLSGGYYKLPLELSKKISKDDILTQKCFDLAWLKRNGLPESYKSQKLTAGFVQANIMEKLTPTNASWNGHNSSGWKTDLLAVNGFDERMQYGGQDRELGERLFNHGIKSIQIRYSAICLHLDHERGYKNTESIEKNKAIRKNTKTTKSDFTDYGVVKNSVEESSTSSS, from the coding sequence ATGGTTGAAGACCCTATCATATCTGTAATTATTAGTACTTATAACTCCCTGGAATGGCTAAAGAAAACGCTGTGGAGTTATGAGCAGCAAATTTTTAGAAATTTTGAGCTGGTTATAGCCGATGATGGTTCTAATGAGGAGACTGCTAATTTTTTAAAAAACTATACCTCTGAGACCGATAGAAATGTGATTCATGTATGGCATGAGGATAATGGTTTTCAGAAAAGTGCTATTCTCAACAAAGCACTACTTGCTTGTAATGCAGAATACATCGTAATGAGTGATGGCGACTGCCTTGCTCGTGAAGATTTTCTTCAAGTGCATTATGAAAGGCGCAAACCAGAATATTTTCTTTCTGGTGGATATTATAAGCTTCCACTAGAACTATCAAAGAAGATCTCCAAAGATGATATTCTAACTCAAAAATGTTTTGATTTAGCCTGGCTCAAAAGAAATGGATTACCAGAAAGCTATAAGTCACAAAAACTCACCGCAGGTTTTGTTCAGGCGAATATCATGGAAAAACTTACACCGACAAATGCTAGCTGGAATGGTCATAATTCTAGTGGATGGAAAACCGACCTTCTTGCTGTAAACGGCTTTGATGAGCGCATGCAATATGGTGGTCAGGATCGTGAGTTAGGAGAACGCCTCTTTAATCACGGTATAAAATCTATTCAAATAAGATACAGTGCGATTTGTCTGCATCTAGATCATGAACGCGGCTACAAGAACACCGAATCTATTGAAAAAAATAAGGCGATACGTAAGAATACAAAGACCACAAAATCAGACTTTACAGATTACGGTGTGGTGAAAAATTCAGTTGAAGAATCTTCAACAAGCAGTAGTTAG
- a CDS encoding Stealth CR1 domain-containing protein, with the protein MTDTDTIIDAVILWVDGNDEKHRQKMLPYLEVTSKINEEGFRTRFDQVNEIDFTVNSILKFAPFIRNIFIVTDDQIPNFYKNKTSRNNYDKVVIVDHKEIFQGYEEFLPTFNNRSIESCIHRIPNLAEHFIYMNDDFFIINETKPTDFFRNGLPVLRGKWLNFDENIFYKKFSKQRFGHKYAQQSSAKRAGMSKYYNFRHTPHPLRKSTLANYFSENKNEFLENIKHRFRKKTQFLPQGLSNHLEIKNETCYLESDLRLVYFRSYKKPLWWYKYKLENKTAEKLFMGLQSLDQCPEKTLDFFINWLRKRTS; encoded by the coding sequence ATGACTGATACAGATACCATTATAGATGCTGTCATTTTATGGGTAGATGGTAATGATGAGAAGCACCGACAAAAAATGCTTCCCTATCTAGAGGTGACTTCTAAAATAAATGAAGAAGGTTTTAGAACTAGGTTCGATCAAGTCAATGAAATTGATTTTACGGTCAATTCCATATTGAAGTTTGCACCATTCATTAGAAACATTTTCATAGTAACCGATGATCAAATCCCGAACTTCTATAAAAACAAAACTTCCCGAAACAATTACGATAAGGTGGTGATCGTAGACCACAAGGAAATTTTTCAAGGATACGAAGAGTTCCTTCCTACTTTCAACAATAGATCTATAGAGAGCTGCATACACAGGATACCAAATCTTGCGGAGCATTTCATCTATATGAATGATGATTTCTTTATCATCAATGAAACGAAACCTACAGATTTTTTCAGAAACGGACTTCCAGTCTTACGCGGAAAATGGTTGAATTTTGATGAAAATATTTTCTATAAGAAGTTCTCCAAACAAAGGTTTGGTCATAAGTACGCTCAACAAAGTTCTGCAAAACGAGCCGGAATGTCTAAGTATTATAACTTTAGACACACGCCGCATCCTTTGAGAAAATCTACGTTGGCAAATTACTTTTCAGAAAACAAGAATGAGTTTTTAGAAAATATCAAGCATAGGTTTAGAAAGAAAACTCAGTTTTTACCACAAGGCCTATCCAATCATCTTGAAATTAAAAACGAAACCTGTTATCTGGAAAGTGACCTAAGGTTGGTCTATTTCAGATCTTATAAAAAACCGTTGTGGTGGTATAAATACAAATTGGAAAATAAAACTGCAGAGAAGCTATTTATGGGTTTACAAAGTCTAGATCAGTGTCCTGAAAAAACCTTAGATTTCTTTATTAATTGGCTAAGAAAAAGAACAAGCTAA
- a CDS encoding ATP-grasp fold amidoligase family protein, with the protein MLRHFAMRTLRKMRWLPPKFYVKCHYEYFSRKKMDLENPVEFNEKLEWYKVFYHPKILNQLADKYAVRAYVEEKIGSEYLNELYGVYKKGEEIPFDELPDRFVIKATHASGFNIIVSDKSNLDREKTIKKLNKWLGINQYYRKGQEWAYKDIEPRIVVEKFLEEEGRSFLVDYKFYCFNGEIKFFTAHLDRFTGHNHTTYDVNFNLLPFGHETLHDNEAEAIEKPSNLAEMIRLATKLSENLPFVRVDFYSIDGKTIFGELTLYPADARLKWLPEKYNKIVGDYFVLPELNNKKEPITKFP; encoded by the coding sequence ATGCTTAGACATTTTGCAATGCGTACCTTAAGAAAGATGCGCTGGCTACCACCAAAATTTTACGTAAAATGTCATTATGAGTATTTTTCAAGAAAGAAAATGGATCTTGAAAATCCAGTCGAATTCAATGAAAAATTAGAATGGTACAAGGTTTTTTATCATCCAAAAATTTTAAACCAACTAGCAGACAAATATGCCGTTAGAGCCTACGTTGAGGAAAAAATCGGTTCAGAATATCTCAATGAGCTTTACGGAGTTTATAAAAAAGGTGAGGAAATTCCGTTTGATGAATTGCCTGACAGGTTTGTCATTAAAGCGACACACGCTAGTGGCTTTAATATTATAGTAAGCGATAAATCAAATCTGGATAGAGAAAAAACCATAAAGAAACTCAACAAGTGGCTGGGAATAAATCAGTATTACCGCAAGGGTCAAGAATGGGCCTATAAGGATATTGAACCTAGAATTGTCGTAGAGAAATTTCTTGAAGAAGAAGGAAGGTCATTTTTAGTCGATTACAAGTTTTATTGTTTTAACGGAGAAATCAAGTTCTTCACGGCTCACTTAGATCGATTTACAGGTCACAATCACACCACTTATGATGTAAATTTTAATCTACTACCATTCGGTCATGAAACACTTCATGACAATGAAGCTGAAGCGATTGAAAAGCCAAGTAATCTTGCAGAAATGATAAGGCTAGCTACCAAACTATCTGAAAACCTACCTTTTGTAAGAGTTGATTTTTATTCTATTGATGGGAAAACAATTTTTGGAGAACTTACTCTATACCCAGCAGACGCGAGACTTAAATGGCTTCCAGAAAAATATAATAAGATCGTAGGTGATTATTTTGTCTTACCAGAGCTCAATAATAAAAAGGAGCCTATTACTAAATTCCCGTAG
- a CDS encoding 2,3,4,5-tetrahydropyridine-2,6-dicarboxylate N-succinyltransferase yields the protein MEQIKNIIENAWEDRTLLENKVTQDAIRNVVDLLDSGELRVAQPNDDGWQVNEWVKKAVVLYFPIQKMETIECGPLEFHDKIPLKTGYKDKGIRVVPHAVARHGAYISKGVILMPSYVNIGAHIDEGTMVDTWATVGSCAQIGANVHLSGGVGIGGVLEPLQAAPVIIEDNAFIGSRCIVVEGVRVEKEAVLGANVVLTASTKIIDVTGDEPKEMKGVVPARSVVIPGSYAKEFPAGTFNVPCALIIGTRKESTNKKTSLNDALREYNVAV from the coding sequence TTGGAACAGATAAAAAATATCATCGAGAACGCGTGGGAAGACCGCACGCTTTTAGAAAACAAAGTAACTCAGGACGCGATACGCAATGTAGTTGACCTATTGGATAGTGGCGAGCTGCGAGTAGCCCAACCAAATGACGATGGATGGCAGGTAAATGAATGGGTAAAAAAAGCCGTGGTGCTTTATTTCCCAATTCAAAAAATGGAAACCATAGAATGTGGCCCACTAGAATTTCATGATAAAATACCATTGAAAACAGGCTATAAAGACAAGGGAATTAGAGTGGTACCTCATGCTGTAGCAAGACATGGAGCCTACATTTCCAAAGGTGTTATTTTAATGCCTAGTTACGTCAACATAGGTGCTCATATTGATGAAGGTACAATGGTGGACACTTGGGCAACTGTAGGAAGTTGTGCCCAGATAGGTGCAAACGTTCACCTTAGCGGTGGTGTTGGTATTGGTGGTGTTTTGGAACCATTACAAGCTGCTCCAGTAATTATAGAAGACAATGCTTTTATAGGATCCAGATGTATTGTTGTGGAAGGTGTACGAGTAGAGAAAGAAGCTGTTCTAGGTGCAAACGTTGTACTTACCGCAAGCACAAAGATTATTGATGTAACCGGTGATGAGCCCAAAGAAATGAAAGGTGTCGTTCCTGCAAGATCTGTAGTAATTCCAGGAAGCTATGCTAAAGAATTTCCTGCTGGTACATTCAATGTTCCTTGTGCATTGATTATAGGAACCCGTAAGGAAAGCACCAATAAAAAAACCTCACTCAATGATGCATTGCGCGAGTATAATGTAGCGGTGTAA